The Triplophysa dalaica isolate WHDGS20190420 chromosome 14, ASM1584641v1, whole genome shotgun sequence DNA window ATGTAGGCAAATCCTGGAAAATGTTGTGCATGTTCATATTCAGAGTTGCTACGTGGGGCAAGAGGCGAGTATATGTCTCCAGTGGAGCCGTAGCGGGACGTGTGGACAGCAGGGCTGGAGTAACAGCTGTTGGCGGAGGGCACATCTGGCCAGCGTGGGGTCACCGGGGATGAGTGTAAGAGTGGAGAGCTGCTCATCAAACAGGACTCCATTCGTGACATCTGACTGTTGAGTGGgtactgtaaaacacacagaaaaccaACATTTAACAAATGATGCGCATAATGAGTCATCCAAGTAATTTTAAGTAAGAACAAAAGTATTAGTGATGTCTGCCTTAGCACCACTATCTATAGATGACACAATTCAGagtcattcattcacctttaagTGAGAGATAACTTTAAAGTAAACCTTGtaaaggaaacaaaatatatttgttgctATGGGTTAcagataaaaaaagatcatgtCAGTTCAAGAGACATGTCTACATTAAACGTTCTGTTCTTTCTCGGAAGTCAACATAATCTTCATTTGTCTCCTCTGCGTTTGCTTCTTCGGATTTGAACAAAGCGCAGACATTGTATCCATTTTAAGTTGACGGAAAATAAGTGGAAGTTAAAATCTATAACCGCTCTACAAATAGAAACCATCCACAGTCAGGGCCTTTATGAAGGGTTGTGGCACGGAAAAGAAAGTCAGGCGGGGTCAGAGACCCAGATGTGTCGTTTGGTGACCTCTTGATCGCGCAGAGAAAAGAGACCATtgaataacaatattttaatacacGCTTTCCGTCTTCGGTTACTGGTTGAGCAGTtggtgaagagaggagagaaagcTGGTGGGGGAAGGAGGAGGTCTGGGTTCTAGCCAGCCCATCTTTCAGTGTTTGCATCCGCTGCAGTGTGAAGGGGAATTCAACACTGCTTCAGAAGCTCTGAGGTCCAGCTGATCTCCCATTACAAAGGCAGGCTGGTCGGAGAGCTCTTGACAGGAAATTACCATCACACCCACTTTGACTTTCAATACGAGTGACACGGGCCCCCACCTCTCCATCCACAACCACaatcaaactgttttattttactgttcACCCGGTTTCTGTCACCACCACGATAAAGACTATTCAACATTCAACCCCTCTCTTTCCAAAGTAAAACTGCATAAAAAACCTATAGTCGACAACTCACAATCTGAGTAATTAGACTGATCAAGATTTACAGACCAAAGCCAACATTGAACTTTTTTGCAAACTTTCCTTTTCTAGTTAATTATTGTTGCAAAACACCTGCATTGACAAATTAGTTCATTCTTGCAAAGCtggataacattttaaaatgaaaggggtcatgtggtgcagatatgtgtttttctgtgtctttggtgtgttatacgttgcccatgcatgtataagacacgtaaaattgcaaaaatttaagtatcggaaaaaaagatgcattctatctaaaagcgaatgctcacccagacctgcctgaaacgcctcgtgttaccacaccctcacaaatgtacgtcatttcgtggcatgacttgactaagaccgcccaaatatatacgcaagtaaggtgggcgtacctgtcagtaaaatTCCCTTGGAACCTggtgttccaaatatggtaaggggcgtacatttccgtcacacgcttgcaatatttgaacaatcactacgcactggttaactggccaatcatagcacacctggCTTTTCAGATTGTTGTCTATGTATATTGTACATGTTCATATCTTGTTGCTTGTCTTGTACCTAAGAGTTTCACAAGAATTTCACCATCAGTACACTTGTGTACATTATGTGTGACAATAAAAAGATTAGATTACATTTTTGGATTTGACTCCCTTAAGATATCTAGAAGATATCCGAGGTTTTACAAAGCAAATTGACTAAGCTGTCACTTCTTTATTTAGAAGTGAATACACTTCAAATACATATGCTAAATGACCAGTATTTCCGAGCCTATTATCCCTTTGTGTGTAAAGTTAAGAACACATTATCCATCCATAGACATCTGTGGATAACAAATACCAACACATTTCACATGCTAATGGCTGTAATGCATTAACCACCATTCACATTCATACACTCAGTTACCCTCAGCATTCTTTCCTTAGTTTCAAACCTTGTGCATGACACAGGGACAGAATACACTTCCACTATAAATACTGCAGAATACACACTTATTAACTTCAGCTGGTGTGCTTGATTATAAACTGTGTATTGTGAAAtctgtaatataaaaaagtatgataaatcgattttattttgtaatccACTGCTTTGATGGTATGataaaaagtgacattttacCAATTTGGTAAAACATCCCAATTTAAGAACCAGCACTGTAACCACATTGTGCTTGGTTAGCATTCCAAtagctcaattggtagagcaAGTGCCTGCAAAACCAAGGTCAGGGGTTCAATTCTGGAAGATGGATGCACTGATAAAACATGCTGAATTCAATGTAAGTCTCTTTTGACAAAAGCAAATGTAGTGTGTCGAGTAGGAGGTGCCTGACCTGTGCAGAGGTACGGTACGAAGAATAGTGCAGAGGGGTGGGCAGCCCAGGCTCGTGGCTCAGACTTGAATATTGACTCTGGAGGGCGTGATGTTggttagcgtagctgctgtaaTTATAGCTGCCAGTATACCTGAAGACGAGAGTAGGTTAAATCTTTCCAAACGTTTGAAAACTTAAAATGACTAGTCTCCACCCAAACAGATGATTAAATGAAATACGTGATTTGTTTGCTCACCCGTGCTCATCTCTATGTGGGTAAACCGGCATCCGGTGGGCAGGGGAGGGGGTGTGTACATGGGGTCCGCCTCGCATACAGGAAAGCTGGGATCCAGTCTCAGATGGGCTGCCACCTGAAGTTGTCACTGTGTATGTAAGGGACCAGGTATATGACTGAACAGCTCCTGGCACATACACAGACATAAATATACAGAGAAACGTGTTTGGGCTGTTAGTTTTTGCCCATTCGGTGAAATATTAATCAATTAACCATGGGAACAGTGCTGATGGAAGTGTTGACCGTAAGCTCAATGATGGCAATCACTAATCAGTTTGGGGTCTGTTGTACATCATTTACCTGCTGTAGCAGGAACGCCCGGATACTCCGGAGACTGTGCTGAATTGGGGGAACCTGCTGCAGGTACTCCCGCAGAATGAACGGATTTGGCGGGAGAGCAGGGTTCAGGTGATGTGGATGTGGGAGTGGAGCCCATCAGCATCAGCTCCTCCCCGGTATCTGCTGTAGAAATCCAAAACAAAGAGCAGAAAGTTCACAAATCTCTGTCGAATATTTGTAAGTAATTATTTCTCCTGGCCTTTGCGGTATGTGAGTGCAAGGAAGCCACAATATAACATAGAAAATGTATCTTACCTGGTGCACCCTCCCCTTTCATAGCTCCCATAAGCTCATTGGCTCTTTCTTGGCAGTGCAGAGACTCAAGCAGGTACAGAACATAGTCATCAAACATGAGATGAATCAAATGAAATGAGCCTGTAAATACAAACAACCCGATGTACTTTAAAGTGTAATGGCCCGAATAGCTCGACATTGAATGCATTTCAATTCAAGCTCTTCGAGCTTCAGGTGGACAAATATGACTTTGTAACATTATTGGCACAATATTAACATCTTTAATATACTCAACTTAGACATGTTTAGTCGATAAACAGAGGTAAAAACCATTTAACCAGTTATTCAAAATAGTAAGAACTCACTAGAAGCATCCACAAACAAGCAGGCTTAAACTCTAGAGAGTCACTGAAGCATATGATGCTTTGAGAACATGCCCTGAATGAGAGCAGAGAGGAAGAATTCATAAGGAACATGGCACAATCCTCGCATTGTGTTAGCAACTCCAGCCGCTATGTGCATAATAAACATTGCGGCTATTCAGCGGACTGGGCGCAATACTGCCTGGTCATAAAATGGGTAGAAGGGGAAAGACTTGGTGGGGGTTACCCTTTGTTAATTAGCTGTTTTGTACAGAGTGTTGCATTATCAAAACATTGCGACCAGCTGTGCCTTTGATATTCACAGACAGAGCTGATAGGGAGGGGGCCTTTACCTCTTTTATCGCCCTTTTTTCTGTTACTTTGCCATAGATGGCTAGGTGGTGTATGCCAAGAGTAAGCCAAGCTGACATCTTAGATAAAGGTTAACACAAATGTTGTGGACAGACAAACTTTTACTATGGCTTTGAAACAAGTCAAATAAAAGTAGATCACTTTTTGTCATACATGCAATGCCATATTCAACATCATGGACAGGATGATCACAAGACTTTGCAGTTTAGATTGACTCACCGAAGCTGGGTGCGCTATGCAATGTCATGTCGCGGATTACCCTGGTCCCAAAACACGACCACATGAGCAGGAACTGCTGTGCTAACCTCTTCAGACATCCGGGTCTCTTCCCCGCCACCTAAAGGGAACATTACCATGAGAAAAGCCCAGGGGAAGGCACAGGGGCCTTAACCTTTGGGTTCATAGTGGGGCCTAGCCCCCAAGAACGAAAAACATGTCAACAAGTCAACTATTTGATTTGCCCCTAGGGAAACACCCTCCCATTGAACTATTGTCTGGTAGGTAGTGAAAGTTTCTATGGCAACCAGATTTACAAGCCTATATTTGGACTATAATGGGCGCAAGAGAGGCCATGAAGACATCATTAAGTTGGGGAATTGCATAACGAACGGTCTTAAGTACGTTGTGACGGCATTTACAGTCGCAGAGCTGGACACCTGCAGACTTAGTTTGGTTGGAAGGACTCACAAATAATGCTTGACAAGGCTGGATTTTATGACCAAGTATGTAAAGGTCATGACAGAgaatattttaatgtcaaaatcACACTTAAAGCTTGTCTACATCTTGAAGCAAGCTATCTAATTGAAATGATAAGTTTCATATTGCTTTTAACATTACATCAGCGTGTGTAAACAactatgtatgtttgtgttaaacTAACCCTCACGACGCATCTCTCCACCATAGAGTCCAACCACTCAATGTAGGCCTCAATAGGAGACTGATCTTCCAGGAGCCGGTCGAATTCTTGATATACTTTGATAGAATAGGAAGAAAccaaaaacagacagagagatcaACTAAATGTTTTCTGAGTTGGGCAATagttaaaagttttaaagtaaaaaatatatatttgaagaagAAACGTAGAGAAAGTCAGAATCCTCTTTTGAGGTTGACATGACAGAATCTTTGAACTTTGACCTGATCAGTCATGTGAGGGGTTGATGTTGAAATGAATTTGAAATGCTCCTCGGGGTGTCAGACTGTGAGGGTTAACCTCTCAGTGTCTGTGGTTAAAGCTCGACTCTCATGGTCGTGGGAATGATTCAGCGCCGGCTGACAGCTACTGTGTGAGATCTGATTGGTGCAAAACACCAACCAGCGGGTCTTTCACCACAGCGCCGCATGACAGATCGCAGCAATAACAAAACACGAGTACATTACACAGATTCTGAAACTAGAGAAATAATTCTCGATCAGTCTACCAAACTGATCAGAGGGAGAAAGAACTTTGCCAGGCCTTTGTGAGAAAATACTGAAGATAAGACAGATACTTACATTGGATGATAAGTCTTCTCTGGTCTTCTCTGGAGTCTTCCATTGTATAAAGTGTCTGTTTAGTGATACTATTCAGATCTACATTTCTCCAGTCCTCCAGCATTTGAAAGGTGATGTCTGCACTGTGGATCACCGTTCGAGAGGCCTGCAAGAACAAACATGTCTAGTTATAGATTACTGTAGCCTGTGACCAGTCGTTTAAAATCGTGAAATCTTAAAAACATGTCATACCTGACAGAGATGGTTTAATGATGTTTGTCGCTTAAGTATTTGTGAAAATCGTCTTGACACTGAGGACAGAaataaaatttgtgtttaaaaacagtcaGTAATGTTTGCAAAAGTATTTTATCTATTGGCACCTACATTCAAACTTTATGTTGCGCAAGTTCTCTGGCAGATCGTGAAGTGCCACCTTAAGCCACTCGTCCAGCTGTTTGGCAAACTTCCTGATCACCTGAGTGAGGCTTTATGATCAAAATATACAACAAGAATATACTATAAAACATCccataaataaacacagcatTCTGTTTCAATTGACACTGTAAAGACAGTTTTTGTCTTGTGTGAATAAGATTTGAATGATGCATTATTGAGAGAAAGGCTATTTACTCTGACTCAAAAGTTAAATATCTCATAGATGTGTGGCATCACTGTTACATTCTTTACATTCACATTGTTAATTAACGTTCAGTGAGTAGCTGGTCAATAGCAAGTATTAATTGATATATagacaaaatgtgaatttgacaAGAGAGACAATAGCTCCCCAGAGGCAACAGGTTTGTTATGTTGTTAgatgtgaaacacaaacaagaaataaataaacaacacaaataaaatatgtgaaatatgacATGTTTCTATGTAGTCTAAAATCACACACCTTTTAGgtaacacaaacaaaattgTACACTATTATATTCAgatatacattattataaaattgatttaatggGTTCcgaacatactgtatataggccAATGTTGACATATTGTGTGCTCCTGTATCTGAACTGAGCATAAAATTAGCAGAAAGCAGGTTCATATCCCATGGAAAATACGAACGGTTAATGTCAATTATAAGTTATAAAAGCATCCTGAATTTAACAAATCGAAGAGAGCGATAGGCCcacataaaaacaactttcCTTTTGATGATTCAACATTCAAAATTCACAAAGCAAGTTATGAATTTGTCAAGACTAATATGTGGAAATGGTCTCACCTGTCAGGCAGAGCCTGTAGGACCGTGGGCATGAGAACCCCTGAGATGGCCTTGTACAATATGGAGTCACATACACCCACTATGTTCACCACAATGGAAGAGCCCAAGACGGGCAACATGTGAGGTGGCATGCCCTGCCAAAAGTGAAGCAGGAAGCTCTGGACCTGTGCAGGTACACAgacaagaacataaataaatgttttggtaACAATATGATTTCATTCTCCAAACGGTGcagttatagttcacccaaaaatgaatattatgtcatgaattactcactctcaagttgttccaaacctgtatacatttatttgcatagttgaacacatacaaaatatttttggaagaatgcttgtgaccaaacagttctgtgttcatcagaacaaggaaatttattcagatttggaacaactttaagGCGAGTGAACCACAACAGAATTGCTATTTTTGAGGGAAATATCCCTTTACTGCCATCACCAAAAGAAGAAGCCTCATAATGCaggccttttaaaaaaaagagtgttAGTCAAAAATTGTCTTACCTCATCAAAGTTAGCTCGTATGACTGTATCTAATATCCTCTGGCAGTGAGTTCTGTACATCATTATGAATGTTGCGACCTTGTACAGAAAAAATACTTGATTAAAATGGGTTTTATAACAATTTTCCACCCAGAATAATTTACAAAACCTCCCGGCATTAAAAGATGTCATACCAAATTCATTCCTGACTCACGGTTAAGCATTGAAATAAAGCTAAAACACTATGAAAGAAGATAAAAAtaccaaacaacaaaaaaagccTTCACAAACAATGCCTATTGCAAGTCCCGGCCAAACCAGTGTATATAAAGAGGCTTTAAAGATCAGACCTcacaaaccatttaaaattaCAGGCGCCTTTTTAGAGCGAGACAGCAAGTGCCCATCCTTTGTCCGACGCGAGATCTTATTATCTACACGAAAGATTAAGAGTTCGCTAGGAACCAACACATAAATCCTCCAGGTCCTCATCTAAATCCAGACCCAGGGAAGGTCCGCCAGACACATGAAAGCATCCAGAGGGGAGGGGGTGGATGGAGTCAGATAGAAGTAGAGGTTAGCGGTTAGTTATAGTGATCTGTTTACCTTCTCTTCTGGCAGACTGGCGGGCAGATTTAGGTCTTTGACATTTGGAAATTCTGGCAGAAGAGTGCCCAGTTTGGAGCGTGGTGAATATGCCACTGTCTGCTTGGTGACCTCTTTCTTGCCCGTCTCGTTCACCCATGCAGCACCCTTTTTGGAGTACATCACATCGTAGTACTGGGAACTTTctttcacagcgatgccataatAGTGATACCTAATAGGGAAGAATTAGTGGCAGGATTCATtgagtttgtgttttgtataaatcacttctgaaaccttgtccaaatttgctgtctttcaggaaatggaaaaaaacatggAAACTTTTCAATGATTGCATACTGTGTAGCCAAAGttgactttttaatactttttattggttagatatgtGCAAACCTAGTGACAagcataaagggtgactaaaaataatgatttatggcaaaaaaataataataatatggagatacaaggctTCAGAAGTTCAGCAGCGATATGCAGCGATATGAGGTAGATAACATTTACATATGGTGTGACTTTTTATGCCTTTTAAACATCCTTATAATTTACCAAACTTTCATTAacttctttatttaatttaatttaatttaattttaaagcttGACATTAgagataaagataaaaaatgtgcCTGCAGATTACTTTCTTTACGATTCTAAAATTGGTTTTACTTCAATAAAACGGATCAGTTAGGCCGGAAATGTAACCAAGGGAAAGCGTCCAGTAAGTAAGAACTCCTTAGATACTGCTGCAAAAGCATTTCAGGTGGAAGCTTAAAACTGGACAAAGGACATATACAGTGAAAATGCtttgaattatattattttcagtcCAAAATATGGACGATAAAAAAAGAGTACAAAATGTTCGACTTGTAGTGTAAAACAAcagcattaaaataataaaagaactTACTTTGACTGGCCTCTGGTTCCTAGTCTTCGTGTGGTTAATTGAGGGAACTGTTGTCTTATTATCTGTTTGGATCAGGAAGATGTCAGAATTTCGGTCAGAACTCTTTGGCCGCATCTCTCGTCACCTAATCACATCACCAGTATGCTGTTATCTGATCTAACTGTGACAAAACTATCTTCTCAATCATCTCGTCAGATTCATAACATGTCCGACCACATTTCTTTTCCCCAatctttttttccctctctctctctttctctctgcttttTGTACACGAGCTCCTTGGTCCGGCTCCCAGTACAGAAACTTTGCAAACAGTGAAGCTCTCTATTGTGTAGGATGAAAAAAGAGGCCAAGCTGTGAAGTTTCTGTCAGGCTTGGCTTGATAAATGAGCAGACAGGGAGGcaggtccagctctctctctttttttgtccTGAATCAATGAAGCCTTCCTAAAGGACACCCCACGCTGCTCCTGCCACTGATCTTACATTCCGCAACATCTCACCCTTCCAAATTTCCTTTAATTACACATTAATCCAGGCCCCCTCTCTTTTTCAATATCCTCCGACAGGACCCGGGGGAGAAGGATAAGGGTGTCGGAGGGTGGCTATATGAGTAGGTGGATTGAGGGGTTGTGGGAACAAGGGTGAACATGTTCATTGTTTATATTGTCCAGCTATGAGTTTGCAGAAGAGGTGTAAGTAAAGACCACTGACTGTGGCTCTTCGTAATACCCCGAATTATGTCATACTTTTTTTCAACAGATGTTCTCCTTCCCTTTTCACGTGTGTATGATTTTGATTGAagattttctcaaaatattctTAATAATGTGTTTCAGGTATAAATGGTGTAATATTGAATACCTTTCCGAAGCTAGCGGCGTTGACGGGCTGAGAATCATGCTTTTCACAAAAATCCAAATAGTGCATGTACAGTGCACTGCGAGGAATACAGACACCCTCTGCAATCTCATAATTCTCCTCCAACCTGTTGGAAAACACAGTAAGATTACTGAACATAAGTGTCTGGTTGTTAATATTAGACACTCTTCAGCCTGAAAGAGAGAAGGGCTTAAGTACGggttttaaatttatattacaCCCATATTTCTCAAATTGGGCAGTTTCCCTGGAATGACTTCCAAGAGATGGATCCAAAAAGTGCTTCAGAATTGTTCTTCTACTTATtagttggtgtgtgtgtgtgtgtgtgtgtgtgtataatgtatttttcaaCTTACTGAATTGCtcacttaatttatttatttaaaaataaatcaataacatGTGCTGGATTGTGGATAGCTCCCAGGTCagataaaattattaaaatttcaTTACAGTTGTCTGTTGTCTCGATATGGTTATGAACTAATTTATGTAGATCAGATTTGCTCgctaatatttaacatttagtACAATATTGAAGTTATTCTGTATAGCAATGTCAACATATTCCCTATCATTTATCCTTTATtagaagatttaaaaaaaactatttcattttttaaatttatcaCAATATACAATTTCACATCTGACAAATGAAGTAATATATCAGATTGGGATATCAATCATACTTTTACAAACACGGGTTGTGTATTAATTACTTATCACATTTTTTCAAGATGCAATGATCACGGAAACTACACACAAAatctcaaaaatgttttttctacaaaGGCTTCAGCCTTTTACTTTTATTGAATGTCTCAAACCGTAATTTAAATATCTACCATccgcaatataaaaaaaattatatattattattcatctatGTACTAAAAACATGGAGTAACCTCACTCCCCTGTGAGTCtttattagagaaaaaaacgTGTGAAATTGATTGAACATTTTACTTACCATTGTAGCGTTGCAGGTGTTGAATGTGGTTTAGATGCTCGATTATTTTCCTTCTCCTCATCTTTCAAAGAAAGAACAAACAACCATCCATCAGGAACAGGTAGTCTATGTTACGtcttacacaaataaatgttaggctataaaatgattttttttaataaagtccATTTGTTGTTAGTGGTAACTGAGAAATGGTATTGCTGATGACACATTTcccattaataaaaatattatttatttctcgGTTTAATTCATTAATGAATACACATTAGACTCACTTTCGTCGTTGGACATATTTTCAATAGACGTGTGGCTGGAAAAGCGCTTGCTCTCGCTTTCGTTCAGACATCTTTCAATCCAGCTCTCTGTAAAAAGGAAAAGTTTCTTTGTAATATTGCTGTTCGGTATGTTCCATGATTCGCAACCTGCAAATGGCAAGCAACAGGTGCATGCATGCCTTGTGGTTTAACTATAGCCTAGCCcattcttattttatatatttattttacattttcttgtttGACATTTAGGCAATGCTGAGAACAATTTTCACGTTTCAAAAATTCTCGTCCATGGGCTTAATCTCGAAAATCCGTTCTGCGTctggaaataaaacataaaaaacgtgGCTGTAGGCTACGAACCTGCATGCCCATAGAGTTGAGGGACATAATAATAACAGGGGCAATTCAATTACAATCGATTGTAAGGATCTTAGGGCAGCTGGGAAtctatttgaaatgttttcagcAGAACTGCAGGAATCCCGCATTGTTCCCCAAACGAATTACAGGCGCGCGCACGCTCATTTGATTCAGCGCGCTCCTCCGTGCCGGTGTCGTCATAATAGAGCCTTTTGAGCGCCATTCTTATTTCTGCTGTTTAAGTAAAGACGACTGATGTCCTAACATCACAAGACAGAAACACTTATAATATGATTCAATTCGAAGTCATGTCAATCCTGTTTCACCACACGGGCCATGACAACCATCACCATAGGACCGGTTGTCAAGGCCGTGAGTGGCAGGATAGGCCAATGCATCAGCTAATGGCCATGGTTAAAGTTGTGGGAAGTTTAAGACAACTTTTATTTGTCCAGACTACTCGGAACCGTACATTGTTTTTGACAGTGGATGAGAAATGTAGGGATGCAAAATCGCGCTTGCTAAATGAGCTCAAATCTATATGCTTTAATTAATTCTTTTACATTTTGGACCAACATTAggctttaaataaatgtataaaagtggTCAGAATAAATTTGTCATCAAGTTTAGGAAAGTTACATAAGGAATATAGTTTTGATTCTGGTAAAGGTAAATGTCTATTAATAACagcaataaatgtaaatcacggtctatttattttttctgagaGTATTTGTTTGTTAGCAGAGAGTTAGGCTATATTGTTGTTACCATGTAGTAAAGcctatttataatttttaataattatattttcatcATAACCTTACAGCTTTTGTTACTTATGAATATAATGATGATGAAAATGATGCTGCTGCTTCTCTTTTCGGTGATcgaagtttttttttgttaatccGACATGGACAATTTTGACTCATATTCAAATCACTTCAGATTTCAGTCTGTAATTGAATCATTTGCTCCATGAACAGTTTAAGTAGTTCTCTAAATAATTGGATTAAATCCAATCTAATGGCGAGACGGATCTGTGATCATTTGTCTTCAAGAATTAACAATCAGACAGAAATAGTATCGAAAAAGCATTAATGAAGTATTAAAAGGTAACCTACAATTTTAAAGTTATGCGGGACGTTTTAGCTAAgagataaaaagtaaaatatatattagccTACTGATAtaaaagaaacaacattttattttctgttttcaacAATCGAAacgaatataaattaaatatcttAACAGAGACTAAATACAGTTTCGCTCCGTTTAGATTTACATGCAGCAGGTGCACGCGCGAAATGGCCTAAACGACGCaactttttttactaaaaagaaaaatctcttAGCCCGGAT harbors:
- the rfx4 gene encoding transcription factor RFX4 isoform X1; translated protein: MHCGLLEEPDMDSTESWIERCLNESESKRFSSHTSIENMSNDENEEKENNRASKPHSTPATLQWLEENYEIAEGVCIPRSALYMHYLDFCEKHDSQPVNAASFGKIIRQQFPQLTTRRLGTRGQSKYHYYGIAVKESSQYYDVMYSKKGAAWVNETGKKEVTKQTVAYSPRSKLGTLLPEFPNVKDLNLPASLPEEKVATFIMMYRTHCQRILDTVIRANFDEVQSFLLHFWQGMPPHMLPVLGSSIVVNIVGVCDSILYKAISGVLMPTVLQALPDSLTQVIRKFAKQLDEWLKVALHDLPENLRNIKFELSRRFSQILKRQTSLNHLCQASRTVIHSADITFQMLEDWRNVDLNSITKQTLYTMEDSREDQRRLIIQLYQEFDRLLEDQSPIEAYIEWLDSMVERCVVRVAGKRPGCLKRLAQQFLLMWSCFGTRVIRDMTLHSAPSFGSFHLIHLMFDDYVLYLLESLHCQERANELMGAMKGEGAPADTGEELMLMGSTPTSTSPEPCSPAKSVHSAGVPAAGSPNSAQSPEYPGVPATAGAVQSYTWSLTYTVTTSGGSPSETGSQLSCMRGGPHVHTPSPAHRMPVYPHRDEHGYTGSYNYSSYANQHHALQSQYSSLSHEPGLPTPLHYSSYRTSAQYPLNSQMSRMESCLMSSSPLLHSSPVTPRWPDVPSANSCYSSPAVHTSRYGSTGDIYSPLAPRSNSEYEHAQHFPGFAYINGEATTGWAK
- the rfx4 gene encoding transcription factor RFX4 isoform X2, whose protein sequence is MHCGLLEEPDMDSTESWIERCLNESESKRFSSHTSIENMSNDENEEKENNRASKPHSTPATLQWLEENYEIAEGVCIPRSALYMHYLDFCEKHDSQPVNAASFGKIIRQQFPQLTTRRLGTRGQSKYHYYGIAVKESSQYYDVMYSKKGAAWVNETGKKEVTKQTVAYSPRSKLGTLLPEFPNVKDLNLPASLPEEKVATFIMMYRTHCQRILDTVIRANFDEVQSFLLHFWQGMPPHMLPVLGSSIVVNIVGVCDSILYKAISGVLMPTVLQALPDSLTQVIRKFAKQLDEWLKVALHDLPENLRNIKFELSRRFSQILKRQTSLNHLCQASRTVIHSADITFQMLEDWRNVDLNSITKQTLYTMEDSREDQRRLIIQLYQEFDRLLEDQSPIEAYIEWLDSMVERCVVRVAGKRPGCLKRLAQQFLLMWSCFGTRVIRDMTLHSAPSFGSFHLIHLMFDDYVLYLLESLHCQERANELMGAMKGEGAPADTGEELMLMGSTPTSTSPEPCSPAKSVHSAGVPAAGSPNSAQSPEYPGVPATAVTTSGGSPSETGSQLSCMRGGPHVHTPSPAHRMPVYPHRDEHGYTGSYNYSSYANQHHALQSQYSSLSHEPGLPTPLHYSSYRTSAQYPLNSQMSRMESCLMSSSPLLHSSPVTPRWPDVPSANSCYSSPAVHTSRYGSTGDIYSPLAPRSNSEYEHAQHFPGFAYINGEATTGWAK